From one Mesomycoplasma ovipneumoniae genomic stretch:
- a CDS encoding ABC transporter permease yields MKKIFKHIFAMFLKTKVIFVGLITLVFFTAVIFTTLFTTNRAYEDRLDEYKNFSGLHDATINTEFNYFGNAQNEGYDELKPDVYQPLESEKSKKQLIIKDNFISLGSISPSLSKDEYVLSSEFSREFYFNAKLNDDNTFSLSKQAFLPVYTTSDGKNFQKKVKSYSLSTSDQITLDKTTYKASDILVYFKQGDKIIINFANSLVINGVTKQATFDPILGSSWQRQGIGFELKGPDLYALLNIRQKVDGDFEIQNNNGSFVNFTQSGDSITARFQDRTFNLKKDINWSSNEFRILDPGQNYQLLPNWVRDLRSKVEYINHKYKLKEIDANSQNFTGFIKEYLLYLKNNNPKQFEELQNINYWEKRIITTDGDHETVVSADLSIADLTVNFQKKDDPSFVSTIAQIEQLNSNNLALVTNEELNNLSNSNIKNATFLKLSQNVQEYANVYFYNYLQDYSQKVNGRDVKVVDSIGTRQTFTIDVQQKGKDSTTNQVIHFINSGISPEVFNKISFDNQNLEQQQQLGRLFNEIQDYKSKRETKLFPQAGKILDDSNTKIPPIFQAKIIAAAHESYGIDPKLIDLKVTFGNVEFQDDQKLLYQNILNTKIVLLKKVQDENPIPTTSNFANLDFHGIILLPNYQFGYVFKNLGEAKWTLLPENIIKTDSSAPGSREQRTQALLANFLASKNFEIDAKISQNGWFRRVDNFSNTATIPLIYYYFSTNVQNEIDTQKSARSLFLQAADALNNSVLVDNGFFLKPDVDAIFAALANAADEIKLVDILSFRTKNYNLLSELLVKAGHNLIKNNRPTIINDVLANFVDQIIAKTQESAVSNSDRSVYLLRQIFSLNSVLSTFGVDIFDQIQRLGGVEALAKAIKNPINLLNGFKTVIYSIDFEKLLTNLNNWFEEANKNKTNLISLFSTSDFVKEFLKSIDQQRIKSGLIDIVNEIDFNAMFSTVVDQKTKGFLGFLTKPIVEKFAKDKQAQIIKILGKLNGKGSTNPYSNINEGLIELITNFDIATFAKNLDYLTKTSFSDGYDKYVNLPENLKKAQENQEFFKRSELFANDYLIGLVGTFLKDEKTRQNTINSLIKIINASSKGQDSGSGEIGLRYFLPGVDEDKIDIYDLQFISANWNSAVNTDNLQKSKQIDVLASSILTKLTENPEIKITNLTLNERIFLNRYLRIANLDNIEDIKNRLQEIKDIFEIFNFKNYTKTGNIITNIKPPSLDDTNIFASSESIGDILYFLTNSIKIPAPVEDGNSGGNPLKLKPIYISASADQIDKLQSSIISNPSSIIPLAIRNYRFWIRFVAENNLPNLELQQAFNKLYSFASSSSTNGILNDTQLFGGIKNLQNQEGLFAGLPAASRSILQPYLTSLHLKNDNSFKNLLNDPVFDKQYTDQHGNKKTIKNWLIENQTELVENLGYLAYYSQNYPFDANFNKSVKYIMDNYLLQNKFSDSPFKKRFLSTLVAQYANLNPLLVGLNLDSLGLGQFFSAQLPQIPLWFSTNPDALTETESNNFNLAFILQSRIPSVRQIQADPLAQQSQLIELLSSQIKNSEELPPFIYSNLASSVSLDYYKLKDISASILEKSKDNPEFFGVNIYKFYEKFFEKIIVTRLASNSINIDDNRAYVIKVNNTYLEQNQKEIYQGQIPDNASDIEKLIDQLDDKYILNAGGLKYIIVGSDFSVDYLYPVIDEKNIKLDPTNQALAYVNKFGFDKARFSFRSNPVKNYLLIKLKPEGDLEKFKQDTDDLIAKNFALNRLQRTFSANEIDFLNPERSLRISVGTNIISTFSSINIYITLFLSILVLFAVAFIIKRYISTNNKVLGILRAQGYTLFEIASSFLSIGLLISFIGGFLGYLVGFFVKIPLVGLISQFWEFDVNLYSFEPISFVFSFVVPFLAISGLIYLVILWNLKQKPNQLLSGITEINTSKFAQGVAKLFRKTKIVNKFSISLVINSTWKIISLVIAIIIVQFALIFSLSSHNIFQNTITKTYSNRHYTYKLNLFSPTREGGPLVVYNPKNLEKNLYVPIGSGSEINTNSPNYFRPGNPSVFGDTNQNGEININSKNPVVLSRSGLNIKISETNNLSIFDIVLSNLPESLRNNIFSISNKVVHQMEQSQNIEEKIANKQPYFKYLADPGNVNLGRFWYFKFDPAKNDYLAHEVSIFGQVQNRDEYRKFLVESYLNPNVEKDFTVSFGGISLSPNAENVPQNQVYTYIDTSYNDGSSVENGIKIYGYNTQRQNNPIIEIKDESNQDLLKVIKDFKIENDIYPLVVNHVFAKKHNLGLDSIIEMPIINTVDRYLAKIRDIPQKTAKFKIIGISDTYINSELITSQDVANKLLGLDIYDSALEFYNLKPFNGLILASPDIEQITNSFTLYSPSGYWAGSTEINVDSLNQDDTIGFFANIFGFSENEQDQNKGALQLAGYSKEEILKIINLKNQQQNATWINQNSNLDFASLSNQTFVNQNLSSIKQALKNFNEIYGNTIYQIAPQGVEAKNIETNFISNFANLFGAGINIVVIIFLAVSLIILIIIASSIINENQENIAILDVLGYSNRTKLRLFYSIYLPILVIATLISVPFAMLGMGIFSSYILASNSIFLALAISVPVFFIALLIISVIFFGVLGILWRFLTNRKSVYVIKEQN; encoded by the coding sequence ATGAAAAAGATTTTTAAACACATATTTGCAATGTTTTTAAAAACTAAAGTTATTTTTGTTGGGCTAATAACTTTAGTTTTCTTTACCGCCGTAATTTTTACAACTTTATTCACGACAAATCGTGCCTATGAAGACCGGTTAGATGAGTATAAAAATTTTTCTGGTCTTCATGATGCAACGATTAATACTGAATTTAATTATTTTGGAAACGCCCAAAACGAAGGATATGATGAACTCAAACCAGATGTTTATCAACCACTTGAGTCCGAAAAAAGTAAAAAACAACTAATAATAAAAGATAATTTTATTAGTTTAGGTTCAATTTCACCTAGTTTAAGCAAGGATGAATATGTTCTTTCAAGCGAATTTAGTCGCGAATTTTACTTTAATGCAAAATTAAATGATGACAACACATTTTCATTGTCAAAGCAAGCATTTTTGCCAGTTTATACAACTAGTGATGGTAAAAATTTTCAAAAAAAAGTAAAATCATATTCTCTGAGTACAAGTGATCAAATAACCTTAGACAAAACAACCTACAAAGCAAGCGACATCCTTGTTTATTTCAAACAAGGGGATAAAATTATTATCAATTTTGCTAACTCACTTGTCATTAATGGTGTTACAAAACAAGCTACTTTTGATCCAATTTTAGGCTCAAGTTGACAAAGACAAGGAATTGGCTTTGAATTAAAAGGGCCGGATTTATATGCGCTTTTAAATATTAGACAAAAAGTTGATGGTGATTTTGAGATTCAAAATAATAATGGATCGTTTGTTAATTTTACTCAAAGTGGCGATTCAATTACTGCACGATTCCAAGATAGAACCTTTAATTTGAAAAAGGATATAAACTGAAGCTCAAATGAGTTTAGAATTTTAGATCCAGGTCAAAATTACCAATTATTGCCAAACTGAGTTCGTGATCTAAGATCTAAAGTTGAGTATATCAATCACAAATATAAACTTAAAGAAATTGATGCAAATAGTCAAAATTTCACTGGTTTTATTAAAGAATATTTACTTTATTTAAAAAATAATAACCCTAAACAATTTGAAGAATTACAAAATATTAACTACTGGGAAAAACGGATAATAACTACTGATGGTGATCATGAAACTGTTGTCTCTGCTGATCTTTCAATTGCAGATTTAACCGTTAATTTCCAGAAAAAGGATGATCCTTCTTTTGTAAGTACAATTGCCCAAATTGAACAATTAAATAGTAACAATTTAGCACTTGTTACAAATGAAGAATTAAACAACTTATCAAATTCCAATATTAAAAATGCAACCTTTTTAAAACTTTCACAAAATGTTCAAGAATATGCAAATGTTTATTTTTATAATTATTTGCAAGACTACTCACAAAAAGTTAATGGAAGAGATGTAAAAGTAGTTGACTCAATTGGGACAAGACAAACCTTTACAATTGATGTTCAACAAAAAGGCAAAGATTCAACAACAAACCAAGTAATTCATTTTATTAATTCCGGAATTAGTCCTGAAGTTTTTAATAAAATTAGTTTTGATAATCAAAATTTAGAACAACAGCAACAACTTGGAAGACTATTTAACGAAATTCAAGATTATAAATCAAAAAGAGAAACTAAACTATTTCCACAAGCAGGAAAAATTTTAGATGACTCAAACACAAAAATTCCGCCAATTTTCCAGGCTAAAATAATTGCCGCTGCTCATGAGAGTTACGGAATTGATCCAAAGCTAATTGATTTAAAAGTAACTTTTGGCAATGTTGAATTTCAAGATGACCAAAAATTACTTTACCAAAACATTTTAAATACAAAAATTGTTTTACTTAAAAAAGTTCAAGACGAAAATCCAATTCCGACTACAAGCAATTTTGCCAACTTGGATTTTCACGGAATAATTTTGCTACCAAATTACCAATTTGGCTATGTTTTTAAAAACCTTGGTGAGGCTAAATGAACTCTGCTTCCAGAAAATATTATAAAAACTGACTCTTCAGCTCCTGGAAGTCGCGAGCAGCGAACACAAGCTTTACTGGCAAATTTCTTGGCAAGCAAAAACTTTGAAATTGATGCAAAAATTTCGCAAAATGGTTGATTCAGACGGGTAGATAATTTTTCAAATACAGCAACAATTCCGTTAATTTACTATTACTTTTCAACTAATGTTCAAAATGAAATTGACACACAAAAATCAGCCCGTTCATTATTTTTACAAGCCGCTGATGCACTAAATAATTCTGTTTTAGTCGATAATGGCTTTTTCTTAAAACCGGATGTAGATGCAATTTTTGCCGCTCTTGCTAATGCTGCTGATGAAATTAAATTAGTTGATATTCTTTCTTTTCGAACTAAAAATTATAATTTACTTTCTGAATTACTTGTAAAGGCCGGTCATAATTTAATTAAAAATAACCGACCAACAATTATTAATGATGTTCTAGCTAATTTTGTTGACCAAATAATTGCTAAAACTCAAGAGTCAGCTGTCTCTAATTCAGATCGAAGCGTTTATCTTCTTAGACAAATTTTTTCATTAAACTCAGTTTTATCTACTTTTGGTGTTGATATTTTTGATCAAATTCAACGACTTGGTGGAGTTGAGGCACTCGCTAAGGCAATTAAAAATCCAATAAATCTATTAAATGGATTTAAAACAGTCATTTATTCAATTGACTTTGAAAAACTACTTACTAATTTAAACAATTGATTCGAAGAAGCTAACAAAAACAAAACAAATTTAATTAGTCTTTTTTCAACTTCCGATTTTGTTAAAGAATTTTTGAAGTCAATTGACCAACAAAGAATAAAATCAGGACTAATTGATATTGTTAATGAAATTGATTTTAATGCAATGTTTTCAACTGTTGTTGACCAAAAAACTAAAGGTTTTTTAGGATTTTTAACAAAACCAATTGTTGAAAAATTTGCAAAAGATAAACAAGCTCAGATTATCAAAATTCTTGGAAAACTGAACGGAAAAGGAAGTACAAACCCTTATTCAAACATTAACGAAGGTCTAATTGAATTAATTACTAATTTTGACATTGCAACTTTTGCAAAAAATCTTGATTATTTAACAAAAACTTCTTTTTCAGATGGTTATGATAAATATGTAAATCTGCCAGAAAATTTGAAAAAAGCACAAGAAAACCAAGAGTTTTTCAAGCGAAGCGAACTATTTGCTAATGATTATTTAATTGGCCTTGTTGGAACTTTTCTTAAAGATGAAAAAACAAGACAAAATACAATAAATTCATTAATTAAAATAATTAATGCCTCATCAAAAGGACAAGATTCAGGAAGTGGAGAAATTGGTCTTCGTTATTTCCTTCCTGGAGTTGATGAAGATAAAATTGATATTTATGACTTACAATTTATTAGTGCTAACTGAAATTCAGCTGTAAATACTGATAATTTGCAAAAAAGTAAGCAAATTGATGTCCTTGCAAGTTCTATTCTGACAAAACTCACTGAGAATCCTGAAATAAAAATTACAAATCTAACATTAAATGAGCGAATTTTTCTAAATAGATATTTAAGAATTGCTAATCTTGATAATATTGAAGATATTAAAAATAGACTTCAAGAAATAAAAGACATTTTTGAAATCTTTAATTTTAAAAACTATACAAAAACCGGTAATATTATCACAAATATTAAACCGCCAAGTCTTGATGATACAAATATTTTTGCAAGTTCTGAATCTATTGGTGATATTCTTTACTTTTTAACAAATTCAATCAAAATTCCTGCTCCAGTTGAAGATGGCAATTCTGGCGGAAATCCCCTAAAACTAAAGCCAATTTATATTTCAGCCTCAGCAGATCAAATTGATAAATTACAAAGCTCAATTATTAGTAATCCTAGTTCAATTATTCCACTTGCAATTCGTAATTACCGTTTTTGAATTCGTTTTGTTGCCGAAAACAACCTTCCAAACTTAGAACTCCAACAGGCATTTAATAAATTATATTCTTTTGCTAGTTCTTCTTCAACAAATGGAATTTTAAATGACACACAACTTTTTGGTGGAATTAAAAATCTCCAAAACCAAGAAGGACTTTTTGCCGGACTTCCTGCTGCTTCAAGATCAATTTTGCAGCCTTATCTTACAAGTTTGCATTTAAAAAACGACAATTCCTTTAAAAATCTTTTAAATGACCCAGTTTTTGACAAACAATATACTGACCAACATGGTAATAAAAAAACTATTAAAAACTGGCTAATTGAAAATCAAACTGAATTGGTTGAAAATTTAGGATATTTGGCTTATTATTCACAAAATTATCCTTTTGATGCTAACTTTAATAAATCTGTTAAATATATAATGGATAATTATTTGCTACAAAATAAATTTTCTGACTCACCTTTCAAAAAACGCTTTTTATCAACACTTGTTGCTCAATATGCCAATTTAAATCCTTTACTTGTTGGACTAAATTTAGATTCTCTTGGACTTGGACAATTTTTCTCAGCTCAACTGCCACAAATTCCTTTATGATTTTCAACAAATCCTGATGCCCTAACCGAAACTGAATCAAACAATTTTAATCTTGCCTTTATTTTACAATCAAGAATTCCATCTGTAAGACAAATTCAAGCTGATCCTTTAGCACAGCAGTCACAACTAATTGAGCTCTTATCATCACAAATAAAAAATAGTGAAGAACTTCCGCCATTTATTTATAGTAATTTGGCAAGTAGTGTTTCGCTTGATTATTATAAATTAAAAGATATTTCTGCTTCAATTCTGGAAAAATCAAAAGATAATCCTGAATTTTTCGGTGTTAATATTTACAAATTTTACGAGAAATTCTTCGAAAAAATTATTGTTACCCGTCTTGCAAGCAACTCAATTAATATTGATGATAATCGCGCATATGTTATCAAAGTCAATAATACCTATTTAGAACAAAATCAAAAAGAAATCTACCAAGGACAAATTCCTGACAATGCTAGTGATATTGAAAAATTAATTGATCAATTAGATGATAAATACATTTTAAATGCTGGTGGTCTTAAATATATAATTGTCGGTTCTGATTTTAGTGTTGATTATTTATATCCAGTTATTGACGAAAAAAATATTAAACTTGACCCGACAAATCAAGCCTTAGCATATGTAAATAAATTTGGTTTTGATAAGGCTCGCTTTTCATTCCGTTCAAATCCAGTAAAAAATTACTTACTAATCAAATTAAAACCAGAAGGCGATCTGGAAAAATTCAAGCAAGATACTGATGATTTAATTGCCAAAAATTTTGCCCTAAATCGTCTCCAGCGAACATTTAGCGCTAATGAAATTGACTTTTTAAATCCCGAAAGATCCTTGCGGATTTCAGTTGGAACAAATATAATTTCTACTTTTTCATCAATTAATATTTATATAACTTTATTTTTATCAATTCTAGTACTTTTTGCTGTTGCCTTTATTATCAAACGTTATATTTCAACAAACAATAAAGTGCTTGGAATTCTTCGGGCTCAAGGATATACACTCTTTGAAATTGCTTCTTCATTCCTCTCAATTGGTTTATTGATTTCATTTATTGGTGGATTTCTTGGTTATTTAGTTGGATTTTTTGTCAAAATTCCACTTGTTGGCTTGATTTCACAATTTTGAGAATTTGATGTAAATCTTTATAGTTTTGAGCCAATTTCATTTGTATTTTCCTTCGTAGTTCCATTTTTGGCAATCAGTGGGCTAATTTATTTAGTAATTCTTTGAAACTTAAAACAAAAACCAAACCAATTATTATCAGGAATTACTGAAATTAACACTTCAAAATTCGCCCAAGGAGTGGCAAAACTATTTCGAAAAACCAAAATTGTCAACAAATTTTCAATTTCACTTGTTATTAATTCAACTTGAAAAATTATCTCACTAGTAATTGCAATTATTATTGTCCAATTTGCGCTAATTTTTTCACTATCTTCCCATAATATTTTCCAAAATACAATTACAAAAACTTACTCAAATCGCCATTATACATACAAATTAAATCTCTTTAGTCCAACGCGTGAAGGTGGACCGTTAGTTGTTTATAATCCAAAAAATCTTGAGAAAAACTTATATGTTCCAATTGGATCAGGTTCAGAGATTAACACTAATTCACCAAATTACTTCCGTCCAGGAAATCCTTCCGTGTTTGGTGATACCAACCAAAATGGTGAAATTAATATTAACTCAAAAAATCCGGTTGTTCTTTCTCGATCAGGGCTAAATATTAAAATTAGTGAAACAAATAACCTTTCAATTTTTGATATTGTTCTTTCAAATCTTCCTGAATCATTAAGAAATAATATTTTTTCAATTTCCAACAAAGTTGTTCACCAAATGGAACAATCACAAAATATTGAAGAAAAAATCGCTAACAAACAACCATATTTTAAATATTTAGCCGATCCAGGGAATGTTAATTTAGGTAGATTTTGGTACTTTAAATTTGATCCTGCAAAGAACGACTACCTGGCGCACGAAGTTTCAATTTTTGGTCAAGTCCAAAATCGTGATGAATACCGGAAATTTTTAGTCGAGTCATATTTGAACCCAAATGTTGAAAAAGACTTTACCGTTTCCTTTGGTGGAATTTCCCTAAGCCCTAATGCTGAAAATGTTCCACAAAATCAAGTCTATACTTACATTGACACTTCTTATAATGACGGATCTTCAGTTGAAAATGGTATTAAAATTTACGGTTATAATACTCAAAGACAAAATAACCCAATAATTGAAATCAAAGATGAATCAAACCAAGATTTACTCAAAGTCATTAAAGATTTCAAAATTGAAAATGATATTTATCCTTTAGTTGTCAACCACGTTTTTGCCAAAAAACACAATTTAGGACTAGATTCAATAATTGAAATGCCAATTATTAACACTGTTGACCGTTATTTAGCAAAAATTCGTGATATTCCACAAAAAACTGCTAAATTTAAAATAATTGGTATTTCTGATACTTATATAAATTCAGAATTAATTACCTCACAGGACGTTGCAAATAAACTTCTTGGTCTTGATATTTATGATTCAGCCTTAGAATTTTATAATTTAAAACCATTTAACGGATTAATTCTCGCTTCTCCTGATATTGAACAAATTACTAATTCCTTTACTTTGTACTCACCTTCTGGATACTGAGCAGGTAGCACAGAGATTAATGTTGATTCACTAAATCAAGATGATACAATTGGTTTTTTTGCCAACATTTTTGGTTTTAGTGAAAACGAACAAGACCAAAACAAAGGTGCCTTACAACTTGCTGGTTACTCAAAAGAAGAAATTTTAAAAATTATTAACCTCAAAAACCAGCAACAAAATGCAACCTGAATTAACCAAAATTCAAACTTAGATTTTGCATCGCTCTCTAACCAAACCTTTGTCAACCAAAACCTTTCTTCAATTAAACAGGCACTCAAAAATTTCAACGAAATTTATGGTAATACAATTTATCAAATCGCCCCCCAAGGTGTTGAGGCTAAAAATATTGAAACAAACTTTATTTCTAACTTTGCTAATCTTTTTGGAGCCGGAATTAATATTGTTGTCATTATTTTCCTAGCGGTTTCCTTAATTATTTTAATAATTATCGCTTCTTCAATCATTAATGAAAATCAAGAAAACATTGCAATTCTAGACGTTCTTGGCTATTCAAATCGAACAAAATTAAGACTTTTCTATAGCATTTATCTCCCAATTTTAGTTATAGCAACTCTAATAAGCGTTCCTTTTGCAATGCTCGGAATGGGAATATTTAGCTCATACATTCTTGCTTCAAATTCAATTTTCCTTGCTTTGGCAATATCAGTTCCTGTCTTCTTTATCGCGCTATTAATAATTAGTGTAATTTTCTTTGGTGTGCTTGGAATTCTCTGACGTTTCTTAACAAACCGTAAATCTGTTTATGTAATTAAAGAACAAAATTAA